In Terriglobales bacterium, the DNA window CGCCTGCAGCAGGCGGCGCGCGATCTCCAGGCGGTTGGCGGCGACGGCGGCGTTCAGCGGGGTGTTGTTGAGCTGATTCTTGGACTTCAGGTCGAGCTTGGCGCCGCGCGCCAGCAGCAGTTCGACCACCTCCAGCCGGTTGAAGAAGGCGGCCAGGTGCAGCGCCGTCCAGCCATCCCCGGAGAAGGAATCGAGCAGAGCGGGACCGGCGTCGAGCAGGGCCGTGGCCCGCTTCCCCTCGCCCAGGGCTGCGGCCTCGAACAGGTCGAGATCGCGTTTGCGTTCGGCCAGGGCGCGGGCCAGCGCCTCCTGCCGGCAATAGACGGCGACCAGCACGGCGGTGGCGCCGTTGGCATCGCGCGCCGAGAGCAGAGCGGGGTTGGCCTTCACCTGCTTCATGACCTCGTCGCTATTGCCCGCCTGCACGGCGGCAAAGAAGGCTTCGTTCATGGAAACCCGGTATTGTAGGCCATTTCACCGCAGAGTCACAGCGACACGGAGAAAAGCGGGAATTTCCCCCCGCGCTCGTTTAGTATTTCCTGCCTATGAAAGCTATGGTGGCAACGCGCACGGGCGGGCCCGAGGTGCTGGAGCTGCGGGAGGTGCCCGATCCCCAGCCCAAGCCGGGCGAGGTGGTGGTCAAGGTGGAAGCCGCGGGCGTGAACTTCGCCGACACCATGCAAACCGCGGGACTCTACCCGGG includes these proteins:
- a CDS encoding ankyrin repeat domain-containing protein, which produces MNEAFFAAVQAGNSDEVMKQVKANPALLSARDANGATAVLVAVYCRQEALARALAERKRDLDLFEAAALGEGKRATALLDAGPALLDSFSGDGWTALHLAAFFNRLEVVELLLARGAKLDLKSKNQLNNTPLNAAVAANRLEIARRLLQAGADANAHQHGGITPLHEAAAAGNVEMVRLLLAYRADASAISEDNRTPLGMALEKGHQQVVEILQPKLATPGGDA